In Choloepus didactylus isolate mChoDid1 chromosome 6, mChoDid1.pri, whole genome shotgun sequence, one DNA window encodes the following:
- the LOC119536227 gene encoding olfactory receptor 145-like, with protein MATGNGSFVSEFILVGLTDHPDLQLPLLFLFVAVYMVTVLGNLGLITLIGLNSHLHTPMYFFLFNMSFIDLCYSSVITPKMLINFLSRKNIISYISCMVQLYFFCFFGISECYVLTSMAYDRYVAICNPLLYKIAMSPKVCVNLILGSYLMAFSCAMAHTGCMLRLTFCDVNIINHFFCDILPMLQLSCTSTYVNELVVFIVGSINIIVTCLTIFISYSFILCSILHINFTEGRSKAFSTCSSHIMAVSLFFGSLSFVYLQPSSASSVNGGKISSVFYTIVSPMMNPLIYSLRNKDVKLAMRKTWTSRIF; from the coding sequence ATGGCTACTGGAAATggttcttttgtgtctgaattcattctggtGGGATTAACAGATCATCCAGATCTCCAGCTCCCCCTGCTTTTCCTGTTTGTAGCAGTGTATATGGTCACTGTGTTGGGAAACTTGGGCTTGATAACTTTAATTGGGCTGAATTCCcaccttcacacccccatgtactttttcctctttaacaTGTCCTTCATAGACCTCTGTTATTCCTCTGTTATTACTCCCAAAATGCTCATCAATTTCCTATCAAGGAAGaatattatttcttatatttcatgtatGGTCCAGctttactttttctgtttttttggtatTTCTGAGTGCTATGTGCTGACATCAATGGCCTAtgatcgctatgtggccatctgtaacccACTCTTGTATAAGATTGCCATGTCCCCTAAAGTGTGTGTCAACCTTATTCTTGGTTCATACTTGATGGCATTTTCTTGTGCTATGGCCCACACTGGATGCATGCTGAGACTGACCTTCTGTGATGTCAACATCATCAACCATTTTTTCTGTGACATCCTCCCTATGCTCCAGCTCTCCTGCACAAGCACCTATGTCAATGAGCTGGTGGTCTTCATTGTAGGAAGCATCAACATCATTGTGACCTGTCTCACCATCTTTATCTCTTACAGTTTCATTCTCTGCAGCATCCTCCACATCAATTTCACTGAGGGCAGGTCCAAAGCCTTCAGCACCTGCAGTTCCCACATAATGGctgtttctctgttctttggatcACTGTCATTTGTGTATCTCCAGCCATCATCAGCCAGTTCTGTGAATGGGGGAAAAATCTCTTCTGTGTTTTACACCATCGTTAGTCCCATGATGAACCCCTTAATCTATAGCTTGAGGAATAAAGATGTAAAACTTGCCATGAGAAAAACTTGGACAAGTAGAATATTTTGA